In a single window of the Limnohabitans sp. 2KL-27 genome:
- a CDS encoding TRAP transporter large permease, whose translation MALLVLFIGIGLPIPFALAAASMPFLFHIQGWSTALVSSQLKLWGVWIDYVLLSVPLFVFLGELIGRSNIGPNLYQFMHRGVRIRGSAAYGSIAACAGFGAVCGSSMVGSLTIGGVALPEMKKLGYDNRLSSGVLAAGGTLSVLIPPSLILLFYGIVTDTSIGDLFIAGIVPGLVLVLFFCLIVYVWGKLYPSHIPDADATARTSFREMLISLGPIFLVGLVITVSIYTGIATPTEAAAVAALLTVVLAFAVGGLDMTGLKASLMSTMRTMGYLGLLLSAGVLFGFVMTYYRVPQQFTELFQTFQLSPYAVLSIVIVFYLVLGMFLEPVSMTFITLPTIYPLMHAAGFDMIWFGIIFTITMEIAVLTPPVGLNLYVIQGISRGSISISEVIYGCLPFIGSMLVLIALLILLPEIATGLPKAMK comes from the coding sequence ATGGCCTTGCTGGTTTTGTTCATTGGTATCGGTTTACCGATTCCTTTTGCACTGGCGGCTGCCTCGATGCCGTTCCTATTTCATATCCAGGGCTGGTCTACAGCGCTTGTCAGTAGCCAACTCAAGCTCTGGGGTGTATGGATTGACTATGTGTTGCTGTCGGTTCCGCTTTTCGTCTTCTTGGGCGAATTGATTGGTCGATCGAATATTGGCCCGAACCTTTATCAGTTCATGCATCGCGGGGTGCGTATACGTGGGTCGGCTGCCTATGGGAGCATTGCAGCTTGCGCCGGTTTCGGAGCTGTTTGCGGCTCTTCAATGGTTGGATCGTTGACCATTGGCGGTGTTGCATTGCCCGAGATGAAAAAACTGGGTTACGACAATCGGCTCTCAAGCGGGGTGCTGGCAGCTGGCGGCACACTGAGCGTGTTGATTCCTCCAAGCCTTATTCTTCTGTTTTACGGCATTGTGACGGATACATCGATCGGCGATTTGTTCATTGCGGGCATCGTTCCTGGTTTGGTGTTGGTGCTGTTTTTTTGCCTGATCGTCTATGTATGGGGAAAACTCTACCCCTCACACATTCCCGACGCCGATGCCACCGCGCGCACCAGTTTTCGTGAAATGCTCATCTCTTTGGGCCCCATATTTTTGGTTGGACTCGTGATCACAGTCTCCATCTATACCGGTATTGCAACGCCGACTGAAGCCGCAGCCGTCGCAGCACTTTTGACGGTCGTTCTCGCCTTTGCCGTTGGCGGACTGGACATGACCGGCCTGAAGGCTTCATTGATGTCAACCATGCGCACCATGGGGTACTTGGGTCTGCTGCTTTCAGCCGGGGTATTGTTCGGCTTTGTGATGACCTACTATCGTGTTCCGCAGCAGTTCACAGAGTTGTTCCAAACTTTTCAACTCAGCCCATATGCTGTGCTCTCGATCGTGATTGTTTTTTACCTTGTTCTCGGCATGTTCCTTGAGCCTGTGTCCATGACTTTTATCACATTGCCCACCATTTACCCGCTGATGCACGCTGCTGGATTCGACATGATCTGGTTTGGCATTATCTTCACCATCACGATGGAGATCGCTGTGCTTACGCCACCGGTAGGTCTTAATTTGTATGTCATTCAAGGGATCAGTCGAGGATCTATTTCAATCAGCGAAGTGATTTATGGTTGTTTGCCATTTATCGGAAGCATGTTGGTTTTGATTGCATTGCTGATCCTGTTGCCTGAAATTGCAACTGGACTGCCGAAAGCCATGAAATGA
- a CDS encoding 3-keto-5-aminohexanoate cleavage protein: MSKSRKVIITCAPTGAIHTPSMSPHLPVTADEIAKAAIDAAQAGAAILHLHARDPVDGKPSQDPELFVPFLEKIKASTDAVINITTGGSPHMTVEDRMRPVMRFQPEVASLNMGSMNFGLFPMLERYKNLQHDWERQHLENSRDLVFKNTYKDIETILRRGTDNGTRFEFECYDISHLYNLSHFMDRGLVKGPLFVQSVFGILGGIGAHPEDLMHMRRTADRLFGDQYQWSILGAGKNQIPLASMGAAMGSHVRVGLEDSLWMGPGQLAQSSAEQVRRIRTVLEALNLEIATPAEARQLLNLKGGQQVAF, encoded by the coding sequence ATGAGCAAAAGTCGTAAGGTCATCATCACTTGCGCCCCAACTGGCGCCATCCACACACCCAGCATGTCTCCACACCTTCCGGTGACCGCGGATGAAATTGCAAAAGCAGCGATTGACGCAGCGCAGGCTGGCGCGGCCATTCTTCACCTTCACGCGCGCGATCCGGTCGACGGCAAACCCTCGCAAGACCCCGAGCTGTTCGTCCCCTTTTTGGAAAAGATCAAAGCCAGTACAGACGCCGTCATCAACATCACCACGGGAGGCAGTCCACACATGACGGTAGAAGACCGCATGCGCCCCGTGATGCGTTTTCAGCCCGAAGTGGCTTCGCTCAATATGGGCTCCATGAACTTTGGCCTTTTTCCGATGCTCGAGCGTTACAAAAACCTCCAGCACGACTGGGAGCGCCAGCACTTGGAAAACAGCCGTGATCTGGTTTTCAAGAACACCTACAAAGACATCGAAACGATCCTGCGAAGGGGTACGGACAACGGCACACGCTTTGAATTTGAATGCTATGACATCAGCCACCTGTACAACTTGTCCCACTTCATGGACAGAGGCTTGGTCAAAGGGCCACTTTTTGTTCAATCTGTTTTTGGAATTCTGGGCGGTATTGGTGCCCATCCTGAAGATTTGATGCACATGCGTCGCACGGCCGACCGACTGTTTGGAGATCAGTACCAATGGTCCATCCTGGGGGCTGGTAAAAATCAAATTCCCCTTGCCAGCATGGGCGCGGCCATGGGCTCCCATGTTCGTGTCGGACTGGAGGACTCTTTGTGGATGGGCCCCGGTCAACTGGCCCAATCCAGTGCGGAGCAAGTGCGCCGCATTCGCACGGTGCTTGAGGCGTTGAATCTCGAGATTGCGACGCCGGCAGAAGCCAGACAACTGTTGAACTTAAAAGGCGGCCAACAGGTGGCATTTTGA
- a CDS encoding 3-hydroxyacyl-CoA dehydrogenase — protein sequence MSKKFTVAVVGSGLIGQAWALVFARAGCEVRMWDGNPSALKPAREMVATLAQELQQCGLVEDAEVLMSHVQVCEVLADALANVDYVQESVPEVLAVKQALYAQLDTLTPEQAVIGSSTSSIPASAFTENLKHRQRCLVAHPVNPPYLVPVVEICGAPWTSQEAVQSCIDLMHRVKQKPVHVRRELEGFILNRLQGALLREAFRLVEQGYVDVDGLDVTIREGLGLRWSFMGPFETIDLNAPGGLADYCHRYGDMYQSIAQEQVSTAPWSEQLIEEIHSARRTMLPTESLGDRRNWRDRRLMALALHKKMLESQP from the coding sequence ATGTCAAAAAAATTCACTGTTGCCGTGGTCGGTTCTGGGCTGATTGGCCAGGCTTGGGCCCTGGTTTTTGCAAGGGCCGGTTGTGAAGTCCGAATGTGGGACGGCAATCCCAGTGCCTTAAAACCGGCCAGAGAAATGGTCGCAACCTTGGCCCAAGAGCTTCAGCAATGTGGTCTTGTCGAGGATGCCGAAGTTCTGATGTCGCACGTCCAGGTGTGCGAGGTGCTCGCTGATGCGCTGGCCAACGTGGACTACGTGCAAGAAAGTGTTCCAGAAGTTTTGGCCGTCAAGCAAGCCCTTTACGCCCAGTTGGACACGCTGACCCCAGAGCAGGCCGTGATTGGCAGCTCCACCTCCAGCATTCCGGCTTCAGCATTCACTGAAAATCTGAAGCACCGCCAGCGCTGCCTGGTGGCGCACCCCGTTAACCCGCCCTATTTGGTGCCTGTTGTTGAAATTTGTGGGGCCCCTTGGACCTCGCAGGAGGCGGTTCAGTCTTGCATCGATTTGATGCATCGGGTCAAACAAAAGCCGGTACACGTGCGCCGCGAACTGGAGGGTTTCATCCTCAATCGTTTGCAGGGCGCTTTGCTGCGAGAGGCCTTCAGACTCGTCGAGCAAGGGTATGTGGATGTGGATGGACTTGACGTCACGATCCGTGAAGGCTTGGGTCTTCGATGGTCTTTCATGGGGCCCTTTGAAACCATCGATTTGAATGCGCCGGGTGGCTTGGCCGATTACTGCCATCGCTACGGCGACATGTACCAGTCGATTGCCCAAGAGCAGGTATCGACGGCGCCATGGTCTGAGCAATTGATTGAGGAGATCCATTCCGCACGCCGAACCATGCTCCCCACAGAATCTTTAGGAGATCGGCGCAACTGGCGAGATCGCCGGCTCATGGCGCTTGCATTGCACAAAAAAATGCTCGAATCTCAACCGTAA
- a CDS encoding branched-chain amino acid ABC transporter ATP-binding protein/permease, protein MSTQTHSSFSSSASSGTGTAANHERRVFLGMLAGLVLLPWALMAGGLTMTSVVDCVLLAMVGLGLNLLLGHTGLVSFGHGAWFGLGAYAVALFQKHFFPESVVLPLVLAIGLVMGSAAVLGAVILRRKGVYFSLLTLALSALTFTVAYRWTALTGGENGLGGIERQAIMGLKLDDPWVFYGFVAVLALLVGAFMLRLMHSPFGKVLVAIRENEQRTRFIGYPIQRYKLVAFVISATVTGLAGGLFVLNHRIASAEMLSVQFSGELLAMVLIGGMRSFAGPIIGAIFFLLFREYLSQFTENWLLYFGLVFVGFVLLSPSGLVGIGQRLMRWIRPPLITAAAMSARKVPSVARPIPSFLPTNCQETLVAQGVSKHFGGVRAVHEVSLSIKPLGLHALIGPNGAGKTSLFNLISGLYSLDTGSIRLGDKVLGKEDPCATCQAGLSRSFQITNLFKGLSVHENLRLSVMARDGGRFAMLRRADTLLTTEQQTSELIEFLGVDGMQLAVAEDLSYGGQRLVDMGLALGSAPSMLLLDEPLAGLSANERERIGLLIRHLANHIAVLLVEHDVDRVFELSDRITVMSMGEVLVEGTSEQIQADHRVREIYIGSGTEALARKVVPTRIGEKTAIQVNGLEAFYGKSHILSGIGFEAKEGEVLAILGRNGAGKSTLLKSLIGMARLGAGEVHIDQQSISTPVPEVMARLGIAFVPQGRRLFPGLTVRDNLMLGRLKRSNHGKNNWTDERIFDVFPRLKERYDVNVESLSGGEQQMVAIARALSGYVKVLLLDEPFEGLSPAMTEEVFNAILKLKGEVTMLIVDHNLDLTLALSDRALVLDRGRISHLGPALPLLKDLDYRREKLWI, encoded by the coding sequence ATGAGCACACAGACACACTCCTCTTTTTCTTCGAGCGCAAGTTCTGGCACGGGTACAGCCGCCAATCATGAAAGGCGTGTCTTTTTAGGCATGCTGGCGGGCTTGGTGCTGCTTCCATGGGCCCTCATGGCCGGTGGCTTGACGATGACCTCTGTCGTGGATTGCGTGTTGCTGGCCATGGTGGGCTTGGGCCTGAACCTGTTGCTGGGTCATACGGGTTTGGTTTCATTTGGCCATGGTGCATGGTTCGGTCTTGGCGCTTATGCCGTGGCCCTGTTCCAAAAGCACTTCTTTCCTGAATCTGTGGTCCTTCCCTTGGTGCTGGCCATAGGCTTGGTGATGGGCAGCGCCGCAGTGCTGGGGGCCGTGATTTTGAGGCGCAAGGGCGTTTATTTTTCCTTGCTGACGCTGGCCTTGAGCGCATTGACCTTCACGGTCGCCTACCGCTGGACCGCATTGACGGGGGGAGAAAATGGTTTGGGGGGCATTGAGCGCCAAGCGATCATGGGCCTCAAGTTGGATGACCCTTGGGTTTTCTACGGATTTGTGGCGGTGCTGGCCTTGCTTGTCGGTGCATTCATGCTCCGGTTGATGCACTCACCGTTTGGAAAAGTGTTGGTGGCGATTCGAGAAAATGAACAGCGCACACGGTTCATTGGATACCCCATTCAGCGCTACAAACTGGTCGCGTTTGTCATTTCTGCAACGGTGACAGGACTGGCCGGTGGCCTGTTTGTTTTGAACCACCGAATCGCATCGGCCGAAATGCTGTCGGTACAGTTCTCAGGCGAACTGTTGGCGATGGTGCTCATCGGTGGCATGCGCAGTTTTGCAGGCCCCATCATTGGTGCCATATTCTTCTTGTTGTTCCGTGAATATCTGTCGCAGTTCACAGAAAACTGGCTGCTCTACTTTGGGCTGGTTTTTGTTGGATTTGTTTTGCTCTCACCGTCTGGATTGGTGGGCATTGGTCAGCGCCTGATGCGGTGGATTCGCCCACCATTGATCACCGCGGCGGCCATGTCAGCCAGAAAAGTCCCCAGCGTTGCCCGACCCATTCCCTCGTTTTTGCCGACGAACTGCCAAGAAACATTGGTGGCCCAAGGCGTGTCCAAACATTTTGGCGGGGTACGGGCCGTCCATGAGGTCTCCTTGAGCATCAAGCCGCTGGGTTTGCATGCCCTGATTGGACCCAACGGAGCGGGCAAAACCTCATTGTTCAATTTGATCTCGGGTCTGTACAGCCTGGACACCGGATCGATCCGATTGGGCGACAAAGTGTTGGGCAAGGAAGACCCATGCGCCACGTGTCAAGCCGGGCTGAGCCGATCGTTCCAAATCACCAACCTGTTCAAAGGCTTGAGCGTTCATGAAAATTTGCGCTTGTCGGTCATGGCCAGAGATGGCGGTCGCTTTGCCATGTTGCGGCGCGCAGACACCCTGCTGACCACGGAGCAACAGACCTCAGAGTTGATTGAGTTTTTAGGCGTGGATGGCATGCAGTTGGCCGTGGCCGAGGATCTTTCGTATGGCGGTCAGCGCCTGGTGGATATGGGCCTGGCGCTGGGCTCAGCGCCATCCATGTTGCTCTTGGATGAGCCTTTGGCAGGTCTATCCGCCAATGAGCGTGAGCGAATTGGCTTGCTGATCCGCCACCTGGCCAATCACATCGCTGTCTTGCTGGTCGAGCACGATGTGGACAGGGTGTTTGAGCTGTCAGACCGCATCACCGTGATGAGCATGGGTGAGGTGCTGGTCGAAGGCACGTCTGAACAAATCCAAGCGGACCACCGCGTCAGGGAAATCTACATCGGATCGGGCACAGAAGCCTTGGCCCGAAAAGTGGTGCCTACTCGCATCGGCGAAAAAACCGCGATCCAAGTCAATGGGCTTGAGGCTTTTTACGGTAAAAGCCACATCCTTTCAGGCATTGGTTTTGAAGCCAAAGAAGGTGAGGTACTGGCGATCTTGGGGCGCAACGGTGCAGGAAAGTCCACCTTGCTCAAAAGCCTCATTGGCATGGCCAGGCTGGGTGCAGGTGAGGTGCACATTGATCAGCAATCCATTTCCACACCCGTGCCCGAAGTCATGGCCAGACTGGGCATTGCCTTTGTCCCGCAAGGTCGCCGACTTTTCCCCGGTTTGACGGTGCGCGATAACTTGATGTTGGGTCGACTCAAAAGATCCAATCACGGGAAAAACAACTGGACCGACGAGCGGATTTTTGATGTCTTTCCTCGCCTGAAAGAACGCTACGACGTCAATGTCGAATCCCTGTCAGGTGGTGAACAACAAATGGTGGCCATTGCGCGAGCGCTGTCTGGCTATGTCAAGGTTTTGCTGCTGGACGAGCCCTTTGAGGGCCTGTCACCCGCGATGACCGAAGAGGTTTTCAATGCGATATTGAAACTCAAAGGGGAAGTCACCATGCTGATCGTCGATCACAACTTGGATTTGACACTCGCCCTGTCGGATCGCGCGCTTGTGCTGGATCGTGGGCGCATCTCTCATCTGGGACCTGCGCTGCCACTGCTCAAAGACTTGGACTACCGGCGTGAAAAGCTGTGGATCTGA
- a CDS encoding SDR family NAD(P)-dependent oxidoreductase, protein MKIEQRPLFGLKGRLALVTGSTRGIGLAAAQTLARQGATVVINGRDPLSVQRTVDSGKNEGLDFKAMAFDVGDPVAGVQALDRIEQEWGPLDILFANAGIQHRAALLGFDLADFQRVVAFNLTAQWALAQHAARSMVSRKKGRILFTGSITAVLGRENVSAYTAAKGALHALVRQWSAELAPAGVTVNAIAPGYIQTELTEALWTDPSFNAWLEKRTPAGRWGQAQDLAAAVTFLASDEASFITGQTLVVDGGLSSTM, encoded by the coding sequence TTGAAAATTGAGCAGCGACCGCTGTTCGGTCTGAAGGGCCGCTTGGCGTTGGTGACGGGTTCCACCCGAGGCATTGGCTTGGCCGCAGCCCAAACATTGGCCAGGCAAGGGGCGACCGTGGTCATCAATGGCCGAGATCCCTTATCGGTACAGCGCACCGTTGACAGTGGAAAGAATGAGGGCCTCGATTTCAAAGCCATGGCTTTTGATGTGGGAGACCCTGTCGCTGGCGTGCAAGCGCTGGATCGCATTGAGCAAGAGTGGGGTCCCCTGGACATCTTGTTTGCGAATGCAGGCATTCAACATCGCGCTGCGCTGCTGGGGTTTGACTTGGCCGACTTTCAGCGCGTGGTCGCATTCAATCTCACGGCGCAGTGGGCCTTGGCCCAACACGCTGCCCGGTCCATGGTGTCCCGAAAAAAGGGGCGAATCCTGTTTACGGGATCCATCACGGCTGTTTTGGGGCGAGAAAATGTCAGTGCTTACACCGCCGCCAAAGGCGCTCTGCATGCCTTGGTGCGTCAATGGTCCGCAGAACTTGCGCCTGCAGGTGTGACGGTCAACGCCATTGCACCGGGTTATATACAGACCGAGTTGACCGAGGCCCTGTGGACCGATCCTTCATTCAATGCATGGTTGGAAAAGCGAACCCCTGCCGGTCGATGGGGGCAAGCGCAAGACTTGGCGGCAGCGGTCACTTTTTTGGCCTCAGACGAAGCCAGTTTCATTACCGGACAAACGCTTGTGGTCGATGGGGGCTTGTCATCGACCATGTGA
- a CDS encoding SDR family oxidoreductase, whose protein sequence is MQIETTPTPLKVLITAGASGIGLVTAQEFLKIGAKVYICDVSESALQKALQDNPGLSGCLADVSIEAQVIHLIERAQKALHGLDVLVNNAGIAGPTARIEEMDLNDLEMTLKVNVVGQFLCAKHAVPHLRRSTQASIINMSSAAGHLGMPGRSAYSASKWAVIGLTKSLAIELGKEGIRCNAVLPGAVDGPRIRAVIAAKAQIMNKPLADVTSDYENQSALGRMVSPQDVANTVVFAASQAARSINGQALAVDGHTQALS, encoded by the coding sequence ATGCAAATTGAAACTACTCCCACCCCTCTCAAAGTCTTGATCACCGCGGGAGCCAGCGGCATCGGCTTGGTGACTGCACAAGAATTTTTGAAGATCGGCGCGAAGGTCTATATCTGTGATGTCAGTGAGTCAGCTTTGCAAAAGGCCTTGCAAGACAACCCTGGCTTGAGTGGCTGTCTGGCAGACGTGTCGATCGAAGCGCAAGTCATCCATTTGATCGAACGCGCCCAAAAAGCACTCCATGGTTTGGACGTGCTGGTCAACAACGCAGGGATTGCGGGACCTACAGCGCGCATTGAAGAAATGGATCTGAACGATCTGGAGATGACACTCAAAGTCAATGTGGTCGGTCAGTTTTTATGCGCCAAGCATGCCGTTCCACACCTGCGGCGCTCGACGCAAGCCTCCATCATCAACATGTCTTCTGCAGCGGGGCATTTGGGCATGCCTGGCCGATCGGCTTATTCCGCATCCAAATGGGCTGTCATCGGATTGACCAAATCACTGGCCATTGAATTGGGCAAGGAAGGCATTCGCTGCAATGCTGTTTTGCCCGGGGCGGTGGATGGTCCGCGCATTCGCGCAGTGATCGCTGCCAAAGCCCAGATCATGAACAAGCCGCTGGCCGATGTCACAAGCGATTACGAAAACCAGTCCGCATTGGGCAGGATGGTGTCACCCCAAGATGTGGCGAACACGGTGGTCTTTGCTGCAAGCCAGGCGGCACGCAGCATCAACGGCCAAGCCCTCGCCGTGGATGGCCACACGCAAGCACTGAGCTGA
- a CDS encoding alpha/beta fold hydrolase, with product MIESQTTSLPFRRAGAGPTLVLVHGYLGGSSQWVAEIERLRHFFDVIAVDLAGYGDARHLNAPKDIAAHAHSVLTTLDQLGIREFHLLGHSMGGMVVQEIVHQAPQRVMRLVLYATGPQGSIPGRFETMARSRERLAEDGVESTARRICATWLLDREASPAYNLLASLGTCASYQAAEAGLWAMEGWDGRHRLMNIQQQTLIVWGEADRSYGWSQIEALWRGIPGASLAVLPACSHALHLERTAMFHGILLDFLSTTAHRNSAVSS from the coding sequence ATGATTGAATCCCAAACAACCTCTTTGCCGTTTCGCCGCGCCGGAGCAGGCCCGACTCTGGTCTTGGTACATGGTTATTTAGGTGGATCGAGCCAGTGGGTGGCCGAAATAGAGAGATTGCGCCATTTTTTTGACGTCATCGCTGTTGATCTCGCAGGTTATGGTGATGCGAGACACTTGAACGCACCCAAGGATATTGCGGCTCACGCGCATTCTGTCTTAACAACTTTGGATCAGTTAGGCATCCGCGAATTTCATCTTCTTGGACATTCCATGGGTGGCATGGTGGTGCAGGAAATCGTCCATCAAGCACCGCAAAGGGTCATGCGTTTGGTGCTTTATGCCACAGGTCCCCAGGGCAGTATTCCCGGGCGTTTTGAGACCATGGCGCGATCGCGTGAGCGATTGGCCGAAGATGGTGTCGAGAGCACAGCCCGGCGCATTTGCGCCACTTGGCTACTTGACCGTGAAGCTTCACCCGCTTACAACTTGCTCGCTTCACTTGGAACATGCGCCAGCTACCAGGCTGCTGAGGCCGGTTTGTGGGCAATGGAGGGCTGGGATGGACGTCACAGATTGATGAACATCCAGCAGCAAACCCTGATCGTCTGGGGTGAGGCTGACCGCAGCTACGGCTGGTCTCAAATAGAAGCACTTTGGAGAGGCATTCCTGGCGCCTCTTTGGCGGTGCTACCTGCTTGTTCACATGCACTGCACCTAGAGCGCACAGCAATGTTTCATGGGATTTTGCTCGACTTCTTATCCACTACTGCCCATCGCAATTCGGCTGTATCTTCATGA
- the dctP gene encoding TRAP transporter substrate-binding protein DctP, whose product MTKFSKITLALLGGLLSVAPPVMAQTTLRLSTYVNEIDPRHEGFKKFADLAAAKTSGRVKIQIFPSSTLHGWSEGIDAMQGGVSDISWVPADQRLPCYRVTSLYPMVVDMSKQIELDAAYSALMKDEAAKAGLVPLINSNYSYDQEWWFKKPGTDLSKMNGMLVRSIGPLVSMMIETWGGKPVFIAPKEVFQSAERGVVDGINMGVATYSANKLWGVMPHMVKANLFYGNINYMINKRKFEGLSPADQTALMAAARESEAWLKPVYEKSVDTDIANAVKQGGTVTNVPPAQRKAMADLISAKWKPEVDKACGLDQANKVRALFTQYSAK is encoded by the coding sequence ATGACGAAATTTTCGAAAATTACATTGGCTTTACTCGGTGGACTGCTCAGTGTGGCACCACCAGTCATGGCCCAAACAACCTTGCGGCTTTCCACCTATGTCAACGAAATAGATCCTCGCCATGAAGGATTCAAGAAGTTTGCAGATCTGGCTGCGGCAAAAACTTCTGGGCGAGTGAAGATACAAATTTTTCCCTCATCGACGCTTCATGGTTGGAGCGAGGGTATTGATGCGATGCAAGGGGGTGTCTCAGACATCAGTTGGGTTCCCGCCGATCAAAGGTTGCCTTGCTACCGTGTGACTTCCCTGTACCCCATGGTCGTTGACATGAGTAAGCAAATCGAGCTTGATGCCGCCTACTCCGCACTCATGAAAGACGAAGCTGCTAAGGCAGGCCTGGTCCCACTGATCAATTCCAATTACTCGTACGATCAAGAGTGGTGGTTCAAAAAGCCCGGTACTGATTTGTCCAAGATGAACGGCATGTTGGTGCGCTCGATTGGACCCCTGGTCTCGATGATGATCGAAACATGGGGTGGAAAACCAGTGTTCATCGCTCCCAAAGAGGTCTTTCAATCAGCTGAGCGCGGCGTTGTGGACGGCATCAATATGGGCGTCGCCACCTACAGCGCCAATAAGCTTTGGGGGGTCATGCCACATATGGTGAAAGCCAATTTGTTCTACGGCAACATCAATTACATGATCAACAAGCGTAAATTTGAAGGCTTGAGTCCAGCCGATCAAACGGCCTTGATGGCCGCCGCTCGTGAATCTGAAGCGTGGCTCAAACCCGTCTATGAAAAGTCTGTTGATACGGATATTGCCAATGCCGTCAAGCAAGGAGGCACGGTTACAAATGTGCCGCCGGCTCAACGCAAGGCCATGGCCGATTTGATTTCTGCCAAATGGAAACCCGAAGTGGACAAGGCCTGTGGCTTAGACCAAGCCAACAAAGTACGCGCTTTGTTCACGCAGTACTCTGCTAAATGA
- a CDS encoding TRAP transporter small permease: protein MMMLAALLQKVERLAVWLAGIGAMIIIVQMLWISYGVFMRYVISKPDGMVTEATALLLFPAAFLGLAFALKEDAYPKVSFLLDALQPRGRRWLEALNFVLMIIVGGFFAIAAVKATMGSFESGAASEILLWPRYLFWGPGALALTVFTIHAGLKLAVLVAASSDDMNDPTASHGKPS from the coding sequence ATGATGATGCTGGCTGCATTACTGCAAAAAGTGGAGCGACTTGCCGTTTGGCTTGCAGGCATTGGCGCGATGATCATCATCGTGCAGATGCTTTGGATTTCATATGGCGTATTCATGCGCTATGTCATATCTAAGCCAGACGGCATGGTGACTGAGGCAACAGCGCTGCTCTTGTTTCCTGCGGCTTTTTTGGGACTTGCATTTGCATTGAAAGAGGACGCATATCCCAAGGTGTCTTTTTTACTTGACGCATTGCAACCCCGAGGTCGGCGTTGGCTTGAAGCACTGAACTTTGTGTTGATGATCATCGTTGGCGGTTTTTTTGCCATCGCAGCAGTCAAGGCGACGATGGGCTCTTTTGAATCGGGTGCCGCATCTGAAATTCTCCTTTGGCCGCGCTACCTTTTTTGGGGGCCAGGTGCTTTAGCGCTTACCGTCTTCACAATCCACGCCGGTCTCAAACTCGCAGTGCTTGTCGCGGCAAGCTCGGACGACATGAACGACCCAACAGCCTCGCACGGCAAGCCAAGTTAG
- a CDS encoding D-cysteine desulfhydrase, whose protein sequence is MDVSRFPRISLGHFPTPLEPMANLTSLLGGPRLWIKRDDCTGLASGGNKTRKLEYLMAEAVAARADIVITQGATQSNHARQTAAAAAKLGMKCLILLEDRTGSTDPDYTDNGNVLLNRLHGATVERRAGGTNMQQEMEAAAARLQSDGMRPYVIPGGGSNPVGALGYVNAALELIEQAAARGLKIDYLVHATGSAGTQAGLAAGLYAANSDIRLLGIGTRAPKEKQETMVFDLACRTLDYMGMRAGLGRDSVVANCDYVGPGYGLPTPGMVEAVEILARSEGLLLDPVYSGKGMAGLIDLIRKGHFKATDNVVFLHTGGSVGLFGYPAAFGYKPS, encoded by the coding sequence GTGGATGTATCTCGCTTTCCCCGCATCAGCCTTGGCCATTTCCCGACCCCCCTCGAGCCGATGGCCAACCTCACGTCACTTTTGGGCGGCCCTCGTCTGTGGATCAAGCGTGACGATTGCACCGGTCTTGCGTCAGGCGGGAACAAAACGCGCAAGCTCGAATACCTCATGGCTGAGGCCGTTGCAGCGCGTGCGGATATCGTGATTACCCAAGGGGCCACTCAATCAAACCATGCCCGGCAGACTGCTGCCGCTGCCGCCAAACTGGGCATGAAATGCCTCATATTGCTGGAAGACCGAACAGGCAGCACCGATCCAGATTACACAGACAACGGCAATGTGTTGCTCAATCGTCTGCATGGTGCCACCGTAGAGCGACGTGCCGGCGGCACCAATATGCAACAAGAGATGGAAGCGGCCGCTGCACGTTTGCAGAGCGATGGCATGCGTCCTTATGTGATTCCCGGAGGGGGGTCCAATCCCGTAGGTGCTCTGGGGTATGTGAATGCGGCATTGGAGTTGATCGAGCAGGCTGCTGCGCGTGGCTTGAAAATTGATTATTTGGTGCACGCCACGGGCAGCGCCGGGACGCAAGCTGGACTGGCGGCGGGTCTGTATGCAGCAAACAGTGACATCCGGTTGCTTGGAATCGGTACACGGGCCCCAAAGGAAAAGCAGGAAACCATGGTGTTCGACCTGGCCTGCAGAACACTCGACTACATGGGCATGCGAGCGGGTTTGGGTCGTGACTCCGTGGTGGCCAATTGCGACTACGTGGGGCCCGGTTATGGCTTGCCGACCCCCGGCATGGTAGAGGCGGTTGAGATTCTGGCCCGCAGCGAAGGGTTGCTCCTCGATCCAGTCTATTCAGGCAAGGGCATGGCAGGCCTCATCGATTTGATTCGAAAAGGTCATTTCAAGGCCACGGATAACGTCGTCTTTCTTCACACGGGCGGCTCAGTCGGTTTGTTTGGATACCCGGCAGCGTTCGGGTACAAACCATCCTAA